The following proteins are encoded in a genomic region of Fusarium keratoplasticum isolate Fu6.1 chromosome 9, whole genome shotgun sequence:
- a CDS encoding Abhydrolase-2 domain-containing protein, translating to MPPRIPTEADFSPLLPSLPHTLHFPSPPESTTTFLILLHGLGDHDVPFASFARNLNLPGVLAISVRGTEVLPPALLGSERPGFHWGDDLAVDPGTGELADDPGFERAKRAIMDKLIGEVLIEKCGWEMSDIIFFGFGQGGSLALGLASSLRQPARVTDITEGEKKGSHFKGAVSIGGPLPQSMVPTISSREKSRTSVLVCQLEEDAVDAVKREFEDVRVVQWKRREVAMPSNREEVLPLMQFFADRLRSGGW from the coding sequence ATGCCCCCTCGTATCCCCACAGAAGCCGACttctcccccctcctcccctccttGCCACACACCCTCCACTTCCCTTCCCCGCCAGAGTCCACCACaaccttcctcatcctcctccacggCCTCGGCGACCACGACGTCCCCTTTGCCTCGTTCGCCCgcaacctcaacctccccgGCGTCCTCGCCATATCCGTCCGCGGCACAGAGGTCCTCCCGCCTGCGCTTTTAGGGTCTGAGAGGCCAGGCTTCCACTGGGGCGACGACTTGGCTGTGGACCCCGGCACCGGGGAGCTTGCTGATGATCCTGGGTTTGAGAGGGCGAAGAGGGCAATTATGGATAAGTTGATCGGGGAGGTGCTTATTGAAAAGTGTGGGTGGGAGATGAGCGATATCATCTTCTTTGGATTTGGTCAGGGTGGTTCTCTTGCGTTGGGTCTGGCATCTTCTCTCAGACAACCAGCTCGCGTGACCGACATCACCGaaggcgagaagaagggatcTCACTTTAAGGGTGCCGTCTCTATCGGGGGACCTTTGCCACAGTCCATGGTGCCTACAATCAGCAGCCGCGAGAAGAGCCGGACAAGCGTGTTGGTGTGTCAACTAGAAGAGGACGCCGTTGACGCGGTCAAGAGAGAGTTTGAGGATGTGAGGGTTGTGCAGTGGAAGAGACGCGAGGTGGCTATGCCGAGCAACAGAGAGGAGGTGCTGCCTTTGATGCAATTCTTTGCGGATAGGTTAAGGAGCGGTGGGTGGTAG
- a CDS encoding Spindle pole body component — protein MAFAARLGALTGELVEAITLRSAETNLERFKAQREASLRTLRPNQYLRTNQFEVEHQLDGLEERFRVNGREALADALHERRETLLETPSNFHPEILFLLLELSDQPTYYSKLSDLDLLKTGEDDAGLQLRWEDIAKEDGWGKDAAIWKSIKYSDSSDDEIYEDDSKSESEVSTDPSEVQILGRTAEDFIIHSEDIVQLNQIREAQEWRHEKPTDSHGHARKVPVTEFHIAREVLFMLQGLDTTLFGENGAANPAFQMAHLVWDTHRALISYFSEAGRQLAVLRSFIERPQRASHLQVFQDTVAMRLRDLDRRLTSIEAKLVAPKEDVIVSLMAIKRDLVSDLEPLYSLSSIIAQIQDVPNLGTFRYLELLFDEASMAQLSGKLDIYEFLARIFVECFNVYLRPIRLWMEEGKLIPGDKIFFVSEAPSQVSPSKIWREQFRLRRSADRKLHAPKFLQPAAAKIFNAGKNIVILKRLGRWVSTSSEWTVQEPPLDYETLCPKGLDLAPFSELFDAAFDGWIQTKYNTTSTTLRNALFEECGLWSALDAMEHLYFMSDGSATEHWTSHLFDKLDTLNTGWHNRYSLTSVAQEAFTSLVDMTRVSVNVTPGGLRIPVLSARDSVKAALPTIRVNYRLAWPIRMILAEDSNSHYDAIFALLLQLKRALYVLHKRKLLECYWTDGENWDEEAFYYSLRNNLVWFCTTLQTYLATLVLAPNCAKMRQEIRGAHDVDAMIAVHASFMKQVVDEACLGSRLTPIRECFLDILDLAIKLEQAQTANAAKEAQRMQHVSRLSARDLSPTPGTPGLKSRYVDSSDSDLDEPRGRPRRGKPFMAALKEIKADFDRHLRFVCGGLRSVARATSDVQSAKWDILAEMLQTGCREEKMGFS, from the exons ATGGCTTTTGCTGCGAGGCTGGGTGCTCTCACCGGAGAGTTAGTGGAGGCCATTACTCTGCGATCTGCCGAG ACAAACCTTGAACGATTCAAAGCCCAACGTGAAGCATCGCTGCGAACCTTGCGACCGAACCAATATCTTCGGACGAACCAATTCGAAGTCGAACACCAACTCGATGGCCTAGAAGAGCGATTCCGCGTCAATGGCCGTGAGGCTCTTGCCGACGCCCTCCATGAGAGACGAGAAACCCTCCTGGAAACACCCTCAAACTTTCATCCCGAAATCCTATTCTTGCTATTAGAACTCTCGGACCAGCCGACGTACTATTCAAAGCTGAGCGACTTGGACTTGCTCAAGACGGGAGAGGACGACGCGGGGCTTCAGCTGCGCTGGGAAGACATCGCCAAGGAAGATGGTTGGGGGAAGGATGCTGCCATATGGAAGTCCATAAAGTACAGCGACAGCTCGGATGATGAGATATACGAGGACGACTCTAAGAGTGAGTCCGAGGTCAGCACCGATCCCTCGGAGGTGCAAATTCTCGGCCGGACAGCAGAAGACTTCATCATCCACTCCGAGGACATTGTCCAACTCAACCAGATACGAGAAGCCCAGGAATGGCGACACGAGAAACCGACAGACTCGCACGGTCACGCACGAAAAGTCCCCGTAACAGAATTTCACATTGCCCGGGAGGTCTTGTTTATGCTTCAAGGCTTAGACACGACGCTATTTGGAGAAAACGGCGCCGCGAACCCTGCGTTCCAGATGGCGCATCTCGTCTGGGACACTCACCGGGCTCTGATCAGCTACTTTTCCGAGGCGGGAAGACAGCTTGCTGTTTTGCGCAGCTTCATTGAGCGGCCGCAGCGTGCATCACATCTGCAGGTTTTCCAGGATACAGTAGCCATGAGGCTCCGTGACCTCGACAGAAGGTTGACGAGTATAGAAGCGAAACTTGTTGCTCCCAAGGAAGACGTCATTGTCAGCCTTATGGCGATCAAGAGGGATCTGGTGTCTGACCTCGAGCCGCTGTATTCGCTTTCAAGTATTATCGCTCAGATTCAGGATGTGCCGAATCTGGGCACGTTTCGCTACCTGGAGCTACTTTTTGATGAAGCCAGCATGGCACAACTTTCTGGGAAGCTCGATATTTACGAGTTTCTGGCACGTATCTTTGTCGAGTGCTTCAATGTCTACCTCCGCCCGATTCGCCtctggatggaggagggcaagCTCATTCCCGGAGACAAGATCTTTTTCGTGTCAGAGGCGCCGAGTCAAGTTTCTCCGAGCAAGATCTGGCGAGAACAATTCAGACTCCGTCGATCAGCGGACAGGAAGCTACATGCGCCCAAGTTCCTCCAGCCTGCGGCTGCCAAAATCTTCAACGCTGGCAAGAATATCGTCATTCTCAAGCGGCTGGGCCGCTGGGTATCGACGAGTTCGGAGTGGACTGTACAGGAACCTCCGTTGGACTATGAGACTTTATGTCCCAAAGGTCTTGACCTGGCACCGTTTTCGGAATTATTCGATGCGGCatttgatggatggatacaGACCAAGTACAACACAACCTCTACAACACTTCGAAATGCTCTGTTTGAGGAGTGTGGACTTTGGTCTGCCCTCGATGCCATGGAGCACCTCTATTTCATGTCAGACGGCTCTGCGACTGAGCATTGGACGAGTCACCTCTTTGACAAATTGGACACTTTAAATACTGGCTGGCACAATCGCTACAGCCTCACAAGTGTGGCACAGGAAGCGTTTACGTCTCTTGTCGACATGACAAGAGTATCTGTGAATGTGACCCCTGGAGGGTTGCGCATCCCCGTCTTATCAGCCCGAGACTCGGTCAAAGCCGCGTTGCCGACCATCAGGGTCAATTATCGACTGGCCTGGCCGATCCGCATGATCTTGGCAGAAGACAGCAATTCGCACTATGATGCCATATTTGCGCTGCTTCTACAGCTGAAGAGGGCTCTATATGTGTTGCATAAACGAAAGCTGCTCGAGTGTTACTGGACAGATGGTGAGAACTGGGATGAAGAGGCGTTCTATTATTCGTTGCGCAACAACCTCGTCTGGTTCTGCACAACTCTCCAGACATATCTGGCGACACTGGTCTTGGCGCCCAACTGCGCAAAGATGAGACAAGAGATACGAGGTGCTCATGATGTGGACGCCATGATTGCCGTGCATGCTTCTTTCATGAAGCAAGTTGTTGACGAAGCATGTCTTGGGAGCAGGCTGACCCCTATTCGAGAATGCTTCCTCGACATACTTGACCTCGCCATCAAGTTGGAACAAGCGCAGACAGCCAACGCAGCCAAAGAAGCACAGAGAATGCAACATGTCTCACGGCTTTCAGCCAGAGACCTCTCCCCCACACCAGGAACTCCAGGTTTAAAGTCCAGATACGTCGACAGCAGCGACTCTGACCTAGACGAGCCCAGGGGGCGACCTCGGCGGGGGAAGCCATTCATGGCGGCCCTtaaggagatcaaggccgaCTTTGATAGGCACTTGAGATTCGTGTGCGGTGGATTGAGGAGCGtggcgagggcgacgagCGATGTGCAGTCGGCAAAGTGGGATATtctggccgagatgctgcagACGGGATGTcgggaggagaagatgggatTTTCGTGA